From a single Ignavibacteriales bacterium genomic region:
- a CDS encoding TonB-dependent receptor produces the protein MRLIRSIVLLSVVVATGLISQVKNSAADSLAQSQHDRLYTMPEFVVSATRWQVNVQQLPSSATVLTSADLLGANGSTLENALEGVPGLFLKSYGGPGAVTTSSIRGMGAEHTLVLIDGQRYNNVLDGQVDLGVFLMQNVDRVEVLRGGFSSVYGADAVGGIINIITRRPDGKLDVRAELGAGSYGMSGFQLGTDFSLFGVGMQVAAKREAGKGDYEFDFNDGISSNLLRRQNSDYALHQVQLLAGALLSPNLNLRASSMYDWAERGSPGAVVTAASYAMGRLVDRGFLNQATLEWTVTPALLARFPLLFHSQRREYSNPLAEVADGNDDAVYNDRTIAFTPHVRYFLSSSAAIDAGAEYSRSSVSSNKVLGSTREQAGVFVSSDHVVEFQNSLVYQLNIYPSVRYDHFSDVSDAVNPRLGINVGLWRPSGLRLKASYAKSFKAPTFDDLYWKGGGNPLLRPERSLSFDAGVAISPSLIGALEIEVNYFDIRTHDRIVWSPDKSGFWSPKNLQDVRSSGVELITSWHLFEDRLILRGFYSIFDTRKTGSALADDQTLNKQLPYIPSETAGLSCSVSIGRTRLNVHHTFTGFRYSTEINDPRFVLSGFGKTDANVSVRITEEPFNADLRFEATNLFESRYELFPSYPMPLRNFALKILLDF, from the coding sequence GTGCGTTTGATACGTTCCATAGTGCTCCTCTCTGTTGTCGTTGCCACCGGGCTGATCTCGCAGGTGAAGAACTCTGCGGCGGACAGCCTTGCGCAGAGTCAGCACGACCGCCTCTATACAATGCCCGAATTCGTTGTCTCTGCAACGCGTTGGCAGGTGAACGTGCAGCAACTTCCGTCGAGCGCGACGGTGCTGACGTCTGCGGACCTGCTAGGCGCAAACGGCAGTACCCTCGAAAACGCTCTCGAAGGAGTACCCGGACTTTTTCTGAAATCCTACGGCGGACCCGGCGCTGTGACGACGTCGTCGATCCGGGGAATGGGGGCCGAGCATACGCTCGTTCTCATCGATGGGCAGCGGTACAACAATGTCCTCGATGGCCAGGTCGATTTGGGCGTCTTCCTGATGCAGAATGTCGATCGGGTTGAAGTGCTTCGGGGTGGATTCTCTTCCGTGTATGGAGCGGACGCTGTTGGCGGCATCATCAACATCATTACCCGGCGGCCGGACGGAAAGCTCGATGTGCGGGCCGAGCTGGGCGCCGGCTCCTACGGCATGAGCGGCTTCCAGCTGGGAACCGACTTCAGTCTGTTCGGCGTGGGCATGCAGGTGGCTGCAAAGCGCGAAGCAGGAAAAGGGGACTATGAATTCGATTTCAACGATGGCATCTCTTCGAATTTGCTCCGCCGGCAGAATTCGGATTATGCTCTGCACCAGGTGCAGCTGCTCGCCGGCGCACTGCTTTCTCCAAATCTGAACCTGCGTGCATCCTCGATGTATGACTGGGCCGAGCGCGGATCGCCCGGAGCGGTCGTGACGGCTGCAAGCTACGCCATGGGGCGACTGGTTGACCGGGGGTTCCTGAACCAGGCGACACTAGAATGGACCGTCACTCCGGCGCTTCTGGCACGATTCCCTTTGTTGTTTCACTCACAGCGAAGAGAATACTCCAACCCACTCGCAGAAGTCGCGGATGGTAATGATGATGCAGTCTACAATGACCGGACGATAGCGTTCACACCGCACGTGCGGTATTTTCTGAGTTCTTCTGCAGCGATCGACGCCGGCGCGGAGTATTCGCGTTCCTCCGTGTCGAGCAACAAAGTTCTCGGCTCAACGCGTGAACAGGCCGGTGTCTTCGTTTCTTCCGATCACGTCGTGGAATTCCAGAACTCGTTGGTCTATCAACTTAACATCTATCCTTCGGTCAGGTATGACCATTTCTCCGACGTCTCGGATGCGGTCAATCCAAGACTCGGAATCAACGTGGGATTGTGGCGGCCCTCCGGTCTGCGATTGAAGGCGAGCTATGCGAAGAGTTTCAAGGCGCCGACGTTCGACGACTTGTACTGGAAGGGGGGAGGAAATCCTCTCCTCAGGCCTGAGCGGTCTCTCAGCTTCGATGCCGGCGTGGCGATCTCGCCTTCCCTGATCGGTGCGCTGGAGATCGAGGTCAATTACTTCGATATCCGCACGCATGACCGGATCGTCTGGAGCCCGGACAAGTCGGGCTTCTGGTCACCCAAGAATCTTCAGGATGTGCGGTCATCCGGCGTCGAACTGATCACTTCGTGGCATTTGTTTGAAGATCGGCTGATTCTGAGAGGCTTCTACTCCATTTTTGATACACGGAAAACCGGCTCCGCCTTGGCCGATGATCAGACGCTGAACAAACAGCTTCCATACATCCCGAGCGAGACTGCGGGACTTTCGTGCTCGGTCTCCATCGGGCGCACCCGGCTCAACGTCCATCATACGTTTACCGGTTTCCGGTATTCGACGGAGATCAACGATCCGAGATTCGTGCTTTCCGGGTTTGGAAAGACAGACGCCAACGTCTCCGTCCGGATTACCGAAGAGCCGTTCAACGCCGATCTCCGGTTCGAAGCGACGAATCTTTTCGAGTCGAGGTACGAACTCTTTCCAAGCTATCCAATGCCGCTGAGGAACTTCGCCTTGAAGATCCTCCTTGATTTCTAG